Proteins from a genomic interval of Haemorhous mexicanus isolate bHaeMex1 chromosome Z, bHaeMex1.pri, whole genome shotgun sequence:
- the CCL28 gene encoding C-C motif chemokine 28 — translation MLLQLPGGMDMKFVTVLVVLAVTVSQTSETLFPGAFSCCMKISNEISKGILRRVERFEIQKAGGLCHLEAVILHMKGRKFCVNPWNRKVKKMMRKMKHKIHRSKSHVRKQRRTKRTKEKEQKQ, via the exons atgctcctgcagctcccaggaggaatGGATATGAAATTTGTCACTGTTCTGGTTGTTCTAGCAGTCACGGTTAGTCAGACGTCTGAGA CTTTGTTTCCTGGGGCCTTTAGCTGTTGCATGAAAATTTCGAATGAAATTTCCAAAGGAATTCTCAGAAGAGTGGAGAGATTTGAAATCCAGAAAGCTGGTGGCCTGTGTCACCTAGAGGCTGTTAT TCTCCACATGAAAGGCAGAAAGTTCTGTGTGAATCCATGGAATAGAAAAGTCAAAAAAATGATGAGGAAGATGAAGCACAAGATTCACAGGAGCAAATCTCATGTTAGAAAGCAGAGAAGAACTAAAAGAACCaaagagaaagaacagaagCAGTAA